One segment of Methylotuvimicrobium sp. KM2 DNA contains the following:
- a CDS encoding TonB family protein, translated as MIAKRHAVIGLGAVFINLLLFAVMERMAAQRPVLLKMPSESLVIDFVRLKREPPVPQLKERVKPKQPKNEPLTVPELSVPSPKPVKVNPVAMNVPEMDLALNIAGQPFKGEMGGGGLGSVQEAMPLIRTAPLYPPSALAKRIEGKVKILFTVTEEGTVVDPQVIVSEPKGVFDSTALRAIRHWKFQKKKVDGQAVRWQSVQTIYFNLER; from the coding sequence ATGATCGCGAAACGTCATGCCGTCATCGGATTGGGTGCGGTCTTCATCAATTTGCTGCTGTTCGCCGTCATGGAGCGCATGGCCGCACAGAGACCGGTCTTATTGAAAATGCCGTCCGAGAGCTTGGTGATCGATTTCGTCAGGCTCAAGCGCGAGCCGCCGGTGCCGCAATTGAAAGAGCGGGTGAAGCCCAAGCAACCGAAAAACGAACCGCTGACGGTGCCGGAACTCTCGGTGCCGAGCCCTAAACCGGTCAAAGTCAACCCGGTGGCGATGAATGTGCCGGAAATGGACCTGGCGCTCAACATCGCAGGTCAACCGTTCAAAGGCGAAATGGGCGGCGGCGGACTCGGTTCTGTTCAGGAAGCGATGCCGCTGATTCGCACCGCGCCGCTCTATCCGCCCAGCGCGTTGGCCAAACGCATCGAAGGCAAAGTGAAAATTCTGTTCACGGTCACCGAAGAGGGCACGGTCGTCGATCCGCAAGTCATCGTTTCCGAACCGAAAGGCGTTTTCGACAGCACCGCGTTACGCGCGATTCGTCACTGGAAATTCCAGAAAAAGAAAGTGGACGGTCAGGCCGTCCGTTGGCAAAGCGTTCAGACGATCTATTTCAACTTGGAAAGATAA
- a CDS encoding type II toxin-antitoxin system VapC family toxin has product MSYLVDTNVLSELRRREPNQGVIEWFEQRPAGTLYLSVLTLGEIRKGIDLLNNDDRQLKLLDWLEVELPQFFSGRILSVDADVADRWGRLIAQIGRPIPAIDSLIAATALRHGLKLVTRNVRDFSYPELDVINPWRD; this is encoded by the coding sequence ATGAGTTATCTGGTCGATACCAACGTGTTATCGGAATTGCGTCGCCGTGAACCCAATCAGGGCGTCATCGAATGGTTCGAACAACGTCCAGCCGGCACGCTTTACCTCAGCGTACTAACCTTGGGAGAAATCCGTAAAGGTATCGATTTGCTGAACAATGACGATCGACAGCTCAAACTACTGGATTGGCTGGAAGTAGAACTGCCCCAGTTTTTTTCCGGTCGGATTTTGAGCGTGGATGCTGATGTAGCTGACCGCTGGGGACGATTGATTGCTCAAATAGGGCGTCCCATTCCAGCGATCGACAGCCTGATTGCGGCTACAGCGCTTAGGCATGGATTGAAGCTGGTTACCCGCAATGTTCGCGACTTCAGTTACCCTGAGCTCGATGTCATCAATCCCTGGCGAGATTGA
- a CDS encoding MotA/TolQ/ExbB proton channel family protein, with translation MLSPAETIDIARAFMDKGGPALWAIFAVSFAMWAMILERYWYLYSAYPRQLTTIKREWQHYRRRPAKVAKRLRGRLLEQLSLSACAGLGGIRGTSKVLPLLGLLGTVFGMIDTFDVIAVFGNGNARGLAGGISEALLTTMAGLVTALSGLYFSSDLHERIRILVDLAADELE, from the coding sequence GTGTTGTCTCCGGCTGAAACGATCGACATCGCCCGCGCCTTCATGGACAAAGGCGGTCCCGCGCTATGGGCGATTTTTGCCGTATCGTTTGCGATGTGGGCGATGATCCTGGAACGCTATTGGTATCTGTATAGTGCTTATCCTCGGCAATTGACAACGATAAAGCGCGAATGGCAACACTATCGGCGTAGGCCGGCCAAGGTGGCCAAACGCCTGCGCGGCCGCCTTTTGGAGCAATTGAGCCTGTCCGCCTGCGCCGGTCTCGGTGGCATACGCGGTACGTCGAAGGTATTACCGTTGCTCGGCTTGCTGGGTACCGTATTCGGCATGATCGACACCTTCGACGTGATTGCGGTGTTCGGCAACGGTAATGCGCGCGGCTTGGCCGGCGGTATTTCCGAAGCCTTGTTGACGACGATGGCGGGACTCGTCACCGCGTTATCGGGTCTGTATTTCAGCAGCGACTTGCACGAACGCATTAGAATCTTGGTGGATCTGGCTGCGGACGAGTTGGAATGA
- a CDS encoding type II toxin-antitoxin system Phd/YefM family antitoxin: protein MHKWQIQEAKARLSTVLRSAEQDGPQDITHHGRSVAVLLSRADYDRLTGNRQSLVEFMRRSPLYDQDDLIIERDASLTREFEL, encoded by the coding sequence ATGCATAAATGGCAAATTCAGGAGGCGAAAGCGCGTCTTTCCACCGTATTACGCAGCGCCGAACAGGATGGGCCTCAGGACATCACCCATCACGGTCGTTCTGTTGCGGTACTGCTCTCACGCGCCGATTACGACCGACTGACGGGTAATCGGCAGTCGCTGGTTGAATTCATGCGTCGTTCGCCACTTTATGATCAGGACGATCTCATCATAGAACGCGATGCCAGTCTGACCCGTGAATTCGAACTATGA
- a CDS encoding tetratricopeptide repeat protein, giving the protein MHWNRTRFGNVNRRLITGVLLALLSLQGRAETETDESKKYAVSPETYKVLNQSRELSEQSRFSKALSLLQAQLPKVAGNRYERALIHQHLAYIHLERHDYLQAVIALEETLRGADTLPPDTVHNLRYNLAQAAVQAERFEQAIKQLDLWFANEPRPSAEAWYLRALAYYKIKRFDRSAGYLKKALALSERQDWQILLLSIVLEQKKYREAVPLLNKLIAQAPNEQSWWLNLTDVHLMLKDYGKAVSVLELAHRKFELPKDQIVRLAQLYMHKNTPYLAAKLLTREMERGRIERNAANLELLANSWAMAREHDKEFTILKQLAAMRNDGNLYLRCAHILLSREKWSESAGMLNKALATGNLKNRQQAQLMLGIVYYNSGRMDSAENAFTRACKHRQTKDQAQRWLMQIKSREKAES; this is encoded by the coding sequence ATGCACTGGAACAGAACACGCTTCGGGAATGTCAATCGGCGATTAATCACTGGCGTGCTGCTTGCGCTATTGAGTTTGCAGGGTAGGGCGGAGACCGAAACGGACGAATCTAAAAAATATGCTGTTTCGCCGGAAACCTATAAGGTGCTGAATCAGTCCCGCGAATTGAGCGAACAATCGCGCTTCAGCAAAGCCTTATCGCTGTTGCAAGCGCAATTGCCTAAAGTGGCCGGCAACCGCTATGAACGCGCCTTGATCCATCAGCATCTGGCCTATATCCATCTCGAACGGCACGACTATCTTCAGGCCGTCATCGCACTCGAAGAAACGCTGCGCGGCGCCGATACGCTGCCGCCGGATACCGTCCACAATTTACGCTATAACCTGGCGCAGGCCGCGGTACAGGCCGAACGTTTCGAACAAGCAATCAAGCAGTTGGATCTTTGGTTCGCCAATGAGCCGCGCCCGTCAGCCGAAGCCTGGTACCTGCGCGCTTTGGCGTATTATAAAATCAAACGATTCGATCGTTCGGCGGGTTATCTGAAAAAGGCCTTGGCCTTATCGGAAAGACAAGATTGGCAAATCTTATTGCTGAGTATCGTCCTGGAACAGAAAAAATACCGGGAGGCGGTGCCGTTGTTGAACAAACTGATCGCGCAAGCGCCGAACGAACAAAGTTGGTGGCTGAACCTGACCGACGTGCATTTGATGTTGAAGGACTACGGTAAAGCGGTATCGGTATTGGAATTGGCGCACCGTAAATTCGAATTGCCGAAAGACCAAATCGTCCGGCTTGCACAGTTGTATATGCATAAAAATACGCCTTATCTTGCGGCAAAATTACTGACCCGCGAGATGGAGCGCGGACGCATCGAGCGCAACGCGGCCAATTTGGAATTGTTGGCCAATAGCTGGGCGATGGCGCGCGAACACGACAAGGAGTTTACGATTCTGAAACAGTTGGCCGCGATGCGCAACGACGGCAATCTGTATCTGCGCTGCGCCCATATTTTATTGAGCCGGGAAAAGTGGAGCGAATCGGCCGGGATGCTGAACAAAGCCCTGGCGACCGGTAACCTGAAAAACCGGCAGCAAGCGCAATTGATGCTCGGCATCGTCTACTACAACAGCGGCCGCATGGACTCCGCCGAGAACGCATTCACGCGCGCCTGCAAGCATCGCCAGACCAAAGACCAGGCCCAGCGCTGGCTGATGCAAATCAAAAGCAGGGAAAAAGCGGAGTCGTAG
- a CDS encoding DUF3450 domain-containing protein → MMCHRSRLRALSIGLLLPALMPAAVTGAQLDSAVQVQQERLESARRSQATVEKLDDQQQQMLAEYREAVRELENLKSYHTQLAKIVDSQDKEVAELDRQMDEIDETQRNIIPLMLRMQAVLRKFVELDAPFLEQERTLRVEELEQLLDRSDVDLAEKFHRLIDAYLIETDYGRTIEAYSGELPMGGGNRTVEFLRLGRVGLYYLTLDGSECGYWDKENKEWRILPSEYRTPIGQSLRVAKKQAAPELLKLPVSAPETAR, encoded by the coding sequence ATGATGTGTCATCGGTCCCGCCTCCGCGCGCTGAGTATCGGGTTGTTATTGCCGGCTTTGATGCCGGCGGCGGTAACGGGCGCGCAACTGGACAGCGCGGTACAAGTTCAACAGGAGCGGCTGGAAAGTGCTCGTCGTTCGCAAGCTACCGTGGAAAAACTGGACGACCAACAGCAACAGATGCTCGCCGAGTACCGCGAAGCCGTTCGCGAACTCGAAAACTTGAAAAGCTATCATACGCAATTGGCCAAGATCGTCGATAGCCAAGATAAGGAAGTCGCTGAGCTGGACCGGCAGATGGACGAAATCGACGAAACCCAGCGTAATATCATTCCGCTAATGTTGCGCATGCAAGCGGTGCTGCGCAAATTCGTCGAATTGGATGCGCCGTTTCTCGAACAGGAACGCACACTGCGAGTGGAGGAATTGGAGCAGTTGCTGGACCGTTCCGATGTCGATTTGGCCGAGAAATTCCATCGCCTGATCGACGCCTATCTGATCGAAACCGATTATGGGCGCACGATCGAAGCCTACAGCGGCGAATTGCCGATGGGCGGAGGCAATCGTACCGTCGAGTTTCTGCGCCTCGGCCGCGTCGGTCTGTATTATTTGACGCTGGACGGCAGCGAATGCGGCTATTGGGATAAGGAAAACAAAGAATGGCGAATTCTGCCGAGCGAATACCGCACTCCGATCGGACAATCCTTGCGCGTGGCGAAAAAACAGGCCGCGCCCGAATTGCTCAAATTGCCGGTATCGGCACCGGAGACGGCACGATGA
- a CDS encoding PepSY-associated TM helix domain-containing protein, producing MIFKRKTIRKFWLNLHLSIALSVGFIFVILGLSGSFNVFHWELEELGLPEVKHERNAQPLDLDALMERIHHRHPQKNGRWLLFMPGYERDYLWVVYPKPEEKVGKFFTPLRLQINPYSGEIAGGHYWGDSLWTLVYSLHASLLTEPFFGAEISRKAFDAICFLGVLLMLSVGSGLYLWWPSPGKICQALVIKPRASLPRFIYDLHKVTGAYFLVILFVLAFTGFSFAYKDYLMPLVSPFTKVEALHFHDPENLSSRAGTTHPTKPAISIMQAVAIADRVFPYGELRWLATPDGPGGVYAIEKRQAGEANRRRPRSKVWIDQYSGEILAVEDPQLFSAGETFFNLMWPLHNGEAFGLPGRVLWCMTGLAPLILYVTGIMRWLQKRKAAKIKHRSPDGA from the coding sequence ATGATTTTCAAACGAAAAACAATACGCAAATTTTGGTTGAATCTTCATCTTTCAATCGCCCTGTCGGTTGGATTCATTTTTGTAATCCTCGGCCTGAGCGGCTCGTTCAATGTGTTTCATTGGGAATTGGAGGAATTGGGCTTGCCCGAGGTGAAGCATGAACGCAACGCTCAACCGTTGGATCTCGATGCGCTGATGGAACGTATTCATCACCGTCATCCGCAAAAAAACGGTCGCTGGCTGTTATTCATGCCGGGCTATGAACGCGATTATCTGTGGGTGGTTTATCCGAAACCGGAAGAAAAAGTCGGCAAGTTCTTTACCCCGCTCCGATTGCAGATCAATCCTTATAGCGGAGAAATCGCCGGCGGGCATTATTGGGGTGACAGCTTATGGACGTTAGTCTATTCGTTGCATGCCAGTCTGTTGACCGAGCCTTTTTTCGGAGCGGAAATAAGCAGAAAGGCTTTCGACGCCATCTGTTTTCTAGGCGTGTTGCTGATGCTGTCGGTCGGGAGTGGCCTGTATTTGTGGTGGCCGTCTCCTGGCAAAATCTGCCAGGCATTGGTGATAAAACCAAGAGCCAGTTTGCCCCGGTTTATTTACGACCTGCATAAAGTGACCGGGGCATACTTTCTGGTCATTTTGTTTGTGCTCGCCTTTACCGGCTTTTCCTTCGCCTACAAGGATTACCTGATGCCTCTGGTTTCGCCGTTCACTAAGGTCGAGGCCCTACATTTCCATGATCCAGAAAACCTGAGCAGTAGGGCGGGCACAACCCACCCTACGAAACCAGCAATTTCCATCATGCAAGCCGTGGCCATCGCGGACCGGGTGTTTCCCTATGGGGAATTGCGCTGGCTGGCGACGCCGGACGGTCCGGGCGGCGTCTACGCCATCGAGAAACGACAGGCTGGCGAAGCCAACCGCAGGCGGCCGCGCAGTAAGGTGTGGATAGACCAATACAGTGGTGAGATATTGGCCGTCGAAGATCCGCAACTATTCAGCGCCGGCGAAACCTTTTTCAACCTGATGTGGCCGCTGCATAACGGTGAAGCCTTCGGTCTGCCGGGGAGGGTTTTGTGGTGCATGACCGGTCTGGCGCCGTTAATCCTCTATGTCACCGGTATCATGCGCTGGTTGCAAAAACGCAAGGCCGCCAAAATAAAGCACCGTAGCCCGGATGGAGCATAG
- a CDS encoding aspartate aminotransferase family protein: MSFSIAELLAQHSEDKFELHEKHLNNQMVRVLKTIGYDRNYKRAIGQYLYDEQGNEYLDLLSGFGVFAIGRNHPTVISALQETLTLELPNLVQLDVSILSGLLAKEILTTTPENLEKMFFCNSGTEAVEAAIKFARYTTKRSKIVYCEHGYHGLTMGALSLNGEKIFREGFGPLLPDCIAIPFNDLAALEQALSNKDVAAFIVEPIQGKGVNLPDDNYLVEVERLCKKYGTLFVADEIQTGIGRTGKFWAIDHYGAKPDMILMSKALSGGFVPVGAVAMTQHIMDTVFNRMDRAVVHGSTFSKNNMAMAAGLAGLEVIKSENLVEQSATVGNDIIASLNALSTKYEFLKEARGKGSMIAIEFHAPKSLTLKAAWAMLEAANKGLFCQMITIPLFKEHRILTQVAGHGMNVVKLLPPLTLTQKDRDHIVNAFDQTIAATHQVPGTIWDLGKNLASHALKGKAGK, encoded by the coding sequence ATGTCTTTCAGCATAGCCGAACTATTAGCGCAACACAGTGAAGATAAATTTGAGTTGCATGAAAAACATTTGAACAATCAAATGGTTCGCGTTTTAAAAACAATCGGATACGACCGCAATTACAAACGCGCGATCGGCCAATATCTTTACGACGAACAAGGCAACGAATATCTCGACCTGTTGAGCGGCTTCGGCGTATTCGCGATCGGGCGCAACCACCCAACCGTAATCAGCGCCTTGCAAGAAACTTTGACGCTCGAATTGCCGAACCTGGTACAACTCGACGTCTCGATATTGAGCGGCTTACTGGCCAAAGAAATCTTGACGACGACACCGGAAAATCTCGAAAAAATGTTTTTTTGCAACTCGGGCACCGAAGCGGTCGAGGCGGCAATCAAATTCGCGCGCTACACCACCAAGCGCTCGAAAATCGTCTATTGCGAACACGGTTATCACGGCTTGACCATGGGCGCGCTCTCGCTGAACGGCGAAAAGATCTTCCGAGAAGGCTTCGGCCCGCTCCTGCCCGACTGCATTGCGATACCGTTCAACGATTTAGCGGCACTCGAACAAGCCCTAAGCAACAAAGACGTCGCGGCCTTCATCGTCGAACCGATACAAGGCAAAGGCGTCAACCTGCCCGACGATAACTACTTGGTCGAAGTCGAACGCCTCTGTAAAAAATACGGCACGCTATTCGTCGCCGACGAAATCCAAACCGGTATCGGTCGCACCGGCAAATTCTGGGCGATCGATCATTACGGCGCCAAACCCGATATGATCCTGATGTCCAAGGCATTATCCGGCGGCTTCGTACCGGTCGGCGCGGTCGCGATGACGCAGCACATCATGGACACCGTCTTCAATCGCATGGACCGCGCGGTCGTGCACGGCTCGACTTTTTCGAAAAACAACATGGCAATGGCGGCGGGGCTCGCCGGTCTTGAAGTCATCAAATCGGAAAACCTGGTTGAACAGAGCGCGACAGTCGGCAATGACATCATCGCCAGCCTGAATGCGCTGTCGACAAAATACGAATTCTTGAAAGAAGCGCGCGGTAAAGGCTCGATGATCGCGATCGAATTCCACGCACCGAAAAGCCTGACGCTGAAAGCGGCCTGGGCAATGCTGGAAGCGGCCAACAAAGGACTGTTCTGTCAAATGATCACGATCCCGCTGTTTAAAGAGCACCGGATTCTAACGCAAGTCGCCGGACACGGCATGAACGTCGTCAAACTGCTGCCGCCGCTGACCCTAACGCAAAAAGACAGGGATCATATCGTCAACGCCTTTGACCAAACCATCGCCGCAACCCATCAAGTTCCGGGCACGATTTGGGATTTAGGCAAAAACTTGGCAAGTCATGCGTTGAAGGGTAAGGCGGGGAAATAA
- a CDS encoding MotA/TolQ/ExbB proton channel family protein encodes MKSTIRNLNSIRQSLWVLCLYFAVVPAVMAESPKTLDELIKQVRSDSVLESRELAEREREFRNARDRQASLLQSAKAKLAAERQRGAELKSRYEANEPAIKDKTERLHERMGALGELFGIVRQTSKDMLSLFSASIISAQLPDRKETAKLLAERKSNPNIQALEEFWHLLLDEMVQAGKVARFEAPVITADGQESRREVVRIGAFNAVSDGLYLRYLPETGRLVELGRQPQARFLTLAKTLEESKDGIAPVALDPSRGAILSLMVQKPDWSEHIEQGGAIGYLIIGLGVIGLLLAAERTFSLTRLHRKMLDQRQDPEAETDSAIRRLREVAQEHPKLDAEALGLKLDQAILGERPQIKRFLPTIAIFASVAPLLGLLGTVTGMIETFQAITLFGTGDPKLMSGGISGALVTTEMGLVVAIPLLLLHSWLNGNTRKLIYLLDEESAALVASRGGQVRVVSG; translated from the coding sequence ATGAAATCGACGATTCGAAACCTGAATTCCATCAGACAATCGCTATGGGTCTTATGTCTGTACTTTGCCGTTGTACCGGCTGTCATGGCCGAAAGTCCGAAAACGCTGGATGAATTGATCAAACAAGTGCGTTCCGATAGCGTCCTGGAAAGCCGGGAATTGGCCGAACGCGAGCGCGAATTTCGCAATGCGCGCGATCGGCAGGCTTCGCTGTTGCAATCGGCCAAAGCCAAATTGGCGGCCGAACGGCAACGCGGTGCCGAACTTAAAAGCCGATACGAGGCCAACGAACCGGCCATCAAGGACAAGACCGAACGCTTGCACGAGCGCATGGGCGCATTGGGCGAATTGTTCGGCATCGTTCGGCAAACGTCGAAAGACATGCTGAGCCTGTTCAGCGCTTCGATCATATCCGCGCAATTACCCGACCGCAAGGAAACCGCGAAATTGCTGGCCGAGCGGAAAAGCAATCCGAACATCCAGGCGCTGGAGGAATTCTGGCATTTGTTGCTGGACGAAATGGTGCAAGCCGGTAAAGTCGCACGCTTCGAAGCGCCGGTCATCACCGCCGACGGTCAGGAAAGCCGCCGCGAAGTCGTACGTATCGGTGCGTTCAATGCAGTCTCCGACGGCTTGTATCTGCGGTATCTACCGGAAACCGGACGTTTGGTCGAATTGGGCCGTCAGCCTCAAGCGCGTTTCTTGACTCTGGCGAAAACCTTGGAAGAAAGCAAGGACGGCATTGCGCCGGTCGCGCTGGACCCGTCGCGCGGCGCGATCTTGTCGTTGATGGTGCAAAAGCCGGATTGGTCGGAACATATCGAACAGGGCGGTGCGATCGGTTATTTGATCATCGGATTGGGTGTCATCGGTCTGCTGTTGGCTGCCGAACGTACGTTTTCGCTGACGCGCCTGCACCGGAAAATGCTGGATCAGAGGCAAGATCCCGAAGCCGAAACCGATTCGGCGATCCGTCGTTTGCGCGAAGTCGCACAGGAACATCCGAAACTGGATGCCGAGGCCTTAGGGCTCAAACTGGATCAGGCCATACTCGGCGAACGTCCCCAAATCAAACGCTTTCTGCCGACCATCGCGATTTTCGCATCGGTGGCGCCGTTGCTGGGACTGCTGGGCACCGTCACCGGCATGATCGAGACCTTTCAAGCGATTACGCTATTCGGCACCGGCGATCCCAAGTTGATGTCGGGGGGTATTTCCGGCGCCTTGGTGACGACCGAAATGGGATTGGTTGTCGCGATTCCCTTGTTATTGCTGCATAGCTGGTTGAACGGCAATACCCGAAAACTGATCTATCTGTTGGATGAGGAAAGCGCTGCATTGGTGGCGAGCCGTGGAGGACAAGTCCGTGTTGTCTCCGGCTGA
- a CDS encoding biopolymer transporter ExbD gives MKIHSEDEEFNGNGIDLTPLIDMVFILLIFFIVTSSFVKESGMEVNRPSAKTAERQEKGNIIISVTKTGEIWIDRRKVDVNALRANVERLHAENPEGSVVIAADRDARTELLVQALDQSRLAGVSNVSIAAFSE, from the coding sequence ATGAAAATTCACAGCGAAGACGAAGAATTCAACGGCAACGGCATCGATTTGACGCCGTTGATCGATATGGTATTTATCCTATTGATCTTTTTCATCGTGACCTCGTCGTTCGTCAAGGAGTCCGGCATGGAGGTCAACCGGCCTTCGGCGAAAACGGCCGAGCGTCAGGAAAAAGGCAATATCATCATTTCAGTGACCAAGACCGGCGAAATCTGGATTGACCGGCGCAAAGTCGACGTCAATGCGCTGCGCGCAAACGTCGAACGCCTGCATGCCGAAAATCCGGAAGGCTCGGTCGTCATCGCCGCCGACCGCGACGCGCGCACCGAATTGCTGGTTCAGGCGCTGGATCAATCGCGTCTGGCCGGTGTGTCCAACGTCTCGATCGCAGCGTTTTCCGAATGA